A window of Strigops habroptila isolate Jane chromosome 5, bStrHab1.2.pri, whole genome shotgun sequence contains these coding sequences:
- the LRIT2 gene encoding leucine-rich repeat, immunoglobulin-like domain and transmembrane domain-containing protein 2, producing the protein MDPICHIFLLLLAFHKTNPSVSSCITGCSCSQDSFGRSLLCMSALLRQIPANIPQDIRKIRIENSHLTELPRGSFENVSALEYLWLNFNNITVMHIKSLKYLPVLKELRLQGNKLSSVPWTAFQDTPALKILDLKHNRLDVLPEHALRYLPDLTYLDLSSNQLTVISRDVFYSWPVYQRSQRAEGHREALSNAVLALHDNPWICDCRLRGFVQFIKSVGPPIILMNSYLTCSSPKFRAGKFFYEVELNSCMKPLTSALDTNLTVSVGLNVTLTCFVQASPSPAVWWTYSLKLLRAFNVSTEPISEDTMRSELLIPAARPADAGNYTCTAANFLGNTSVAISLHVRSPWASTTTPAWAPIGPAESGAHVEVRIAKQTVYGITLEWFAVAAAAAEPGETWYTLLVGRYDAAQKDAIYIGPGINTYSVTDLLPATKYEVCVAVRNQAPRKGQCVIFVTGSDISQLEQREKLIHIVVIVCAMVLAVPAGMYACTAEARPGCLARCPSMCPRRRRGGQAQAAGSKESTLDSLPAGSEDGLCLPEGGRGARRPPAREEPGKTRPPHRNSADLY; encoded by the exons ATGGACCCtatttgtcatatttttcttcttcttctggcCTTCCACAAGACAAACCCGTCTGTTTCATCTTGTATCACAGGATGCTCTTGTTCTCAAGACAGCTTTGGAAG GAGTTTGCTCTGCATGTCTGCACTGCTGAGGCAGATCCCTGCAAACATCCCTCAGGACATCCGGAAAATTAGAATAGAAAATTCTCACCTAACAGAATTACCTCGCGGTTCTTTTGAGAATGTTAGTGCCTTGGAGTATCTCTGGCTCAATTTTAACAACATCACAGTGATGCACATTAAGAGCCTCAAATATCTGCCAGTTCTGAAGGAGCTGCGCTTGCAAGGGAACAAATTAAGTTCAGTGCCATGGACAGCATTTCAAGACACCCCAGCTCTGAAAATCCTGGATCTGAAGCATAACCGGCTGGATGTCCTTCCAGAACATGCACTCCGCTATCTGCCTGACCTGACCTATTTAGATCTATCCTCAAATCAGCTTACCGTCATATCCAGGGATGTCTTCTACAGCTGGCCGGTCTACCAGAGAAGCCAGAGGGCAGAGGGGCATAGAGAAGCTCTTTCCAATGCTGTCCTGGCTCTTCATGACAACCCCTGGATTTGTGACTGCCGCCTGCGAGGATTTGTCCAGTTTATCAAGTCAGTTGGCCCACCTATTATTCTGATGAATTCCTATTTAACTTGCTCAAGCCCAAAATTCAGGGCAGGGAAGTTTTTTTATGAAGTGGAGCTCAACAGCTGCATGAAGCCCCTGACCTCAGCCCTTGACACAAACCTGACAGTCTCAGTGGGGCTGAACGTCACCCTGACCTGCTTTGTGCAAGccagcccttccccagctgTCTGGTGGACCTATTCACTCAAACTTTTAAGGGCATTTAATG TGTCCACGGAGCCCATCAGTGAGGACACCATGCGCTCAGAGCTGCTGATCCCAGCAGCACGGCCAGCAGATGCTGGCAACTACACCTGCACAGCTGCTAACTTCTTGGGCAACACCTCGGTGGCCATCAGTCTCCATGTGCGGTCCCCGTGGGCAtccaccaccaccccagccTGGGCCCCCATTGGCCCTGCTGAGTCGGGAGCCCATGTAGAAGTGCGCATCGCCAAGCAGACAGTCTATGGCATCACGCTGGAGTGGtttgcagtggcagcagcagcagcggagCCGGGGGAGACCTGGTACACCCTCCTGGTGGGCCGCTATGACGCGGCCCAGAAGGATGCCATCTACATTGGCCCCGGCATCAACACCTACTCGGTGACTGACCTGCTGCCTGCCACCAAGTATGAGGTTTGCGTGGCCGTGCGCAACCAGGCACCTCGCAAGGGCCAGTGTGTCATCTTTGTCACGGGCAGCGACATCAGCCAGCTGGAGCAGCGCGAGAAGCTCATCCACATTGTGGTCATCGTCTGCGCCATGGTGCTGGCTGTGCCCGCTGGCATGTACGCCTGCACTGCCGAGGCCCGCCCTGGCTGCCTGGCCCGCTGCCCCAGCATGTGCCcacgccgccgccgcgggggcCAGGCACAGGCTGCGGGCAGCAAGGAGAGCACGCTGGACAGCCTGCCTGCTGGCAGCGAGGACGGGCTCTGCCTCCCCGAGGGTGGCCGTGGCGCCCGGCGGCCCCCTGCCCGTGAAGAGCCTGGCAAGACCCGGCCACCCCACAGGAACAGCGCCGACCTCTACTAG